Below is a genomic region from Palaemon carinicauda isolate YSFRI2023 chromosome 31, ASM3689809v2, whole genome shotgun sequence.
ATTCAGTaggatttattttgttttccttacaAACATActacttgtatatatgtacacacacaaatacagacatacccacacacacacacacacacacacacacacatatatatatatatatgtgtgtgtgtgtatgtaaatatatatatatatatatatatatatatatatatatatatatatatatatatacatatataaatatatatatgtatatatatataaatatatatatatatacatatatatatatatacatatatatatatatatatatatatatagatagatagatagatagatagatatatatatatatatatgtccaaagtTTTACCAGCTTCTATCAATTTCTCCTCATTATCCctaatcagtacagtatcatcagctgACATCAGCCACTACTCCTTTTCTTATCACTCATGTCTTTATTGCGAATCTTTATATATGTATCCATACTATATGATGTATGTGATGAAGTGTACAGTTAGGCACATAAATTCATGGCATAAATGtctctgaggaagtgtaccttATCACAACCTTACTGCCAAGTGAGTTCCTGCATGTGAGCCCCACACACCACCTAACTATTAGTTTACTTGTCTGGCAATAAGGGTGTGATGAGGTACACTTCTTCGGAGAGAGgcgtaccagaaattcctgtgtccaactgtacatgtgtaGAAAAGTAAATTGGTAATTGAAAGTAAATGAAGCCTTCTTTTAATTCCCAGGTTCATCTCTGTCTCGTCGTGATGGTCGGCTTGGCCTTCGTAGGCCTATCGATGGCCATGCCCGATCCCTATGCTCTGGCGGACCCAGAGGCTGATCCTCATCGTGGTTATGGTGGCTTTGGTGGGGGTGGATTTGGTGGGGGTGGATTTGGTGGAGGATTTGGTGGGGGTGGCTTCGGAGGTGGATTCCATAGGCCTGGTGGCTTCGGAGGAGGATTCCATAGGCCTGGTGGCTTTGGAGGAGGATTCCATAGGCCATATGGACACTTTGGTTAGTTCTGGTCACAAGGCATCACTGATTCTCTCTCTTGAACAATCTATCAAACACACCCCCCAAAATACAATTCGCTAAATCCAATTTAATTGTTGTAACAGGAAGAGAAGAGATCGATATTGTATTTTCAAGTGAATAAATTGTTGAAGTTTCCAACCTGTTTTTTCAATCACCTTGACAACATTGAATATGTAATATCTGTCAGCAAAACACTGAACATTCGtatgatgacttgaaaaagactttATGGCAATATCATTTAAATGTTATTCATTTACTGGGAAGATTTACATGATTAATGAAACTTCATCATGACTGGTGAGTTATATAAATAATGTTAGTATATCTTCAGAATAGCTCAAAGATTATATATCTGGTCACATGAAAAAATTATGCAGGAAGGTAAACAGAGACATTGATGTATGACTATTTCAAACCTATGAATCTTTAGAAGGATTTTGCATCAAATATTTTACGTTGGGAAATCAGACAAAATTCTCACATTTTGAATCTAACAGAGTATGTAGAAGACCGTTTCGAAAACAAACTTCTCAACGGTACTGTATTTGTAGACCTTACAGCTGCTTATGATAATGTCAACTACAGAGCACTCCTCCTCAAACTTACTAAAATTGTGACGAACACTACCCTCGTTCACATCATAGAATTCCTTTTGACTAACAGGCACTAATTTGTTTAAATGGATGGCAAATGGAATGGAATCCCTCAAGGGGATGTTCTACCTCctatactattctttcaatatatatacaaacgACCAGCGTGAATTCAACAACATACGGCGATTCATCTATGCTGACAAACAATTTTATTGCTACACAAGTCAATAACTTTTCAGCAATAGAACAACACCTCAATAAAGCTCAAGAGGACCTAACTGAGTACTATAAAAATGGCTCCTTAATGCCACCCCTGCAAAGACTCAAGTCTGAGATTTCCTTTTAAACAACTGCTTGGTAAATAAACCCCTGACCAATAAATGGGGAATTGGAACTATTGAATCAAATAACTCGCCATTCTATCTTGGTGTAATTCTAGACATGACACTCTCCTTCAAACAACATGTGGAGAAGATAAAGAAAAGGCAGTTGAGCAATAACAGTTTGTTGACTAAGCTAGCAAATTCACAGTGCAGAGCTGACCCTTTTATCTTGAAGCTGTGTGCTTTGGCGCTGTGCTTTTTAACAGCTGAATACTGTTCTCCCATATGGTATGGGTCTGCCGTGCTCGGAATGTTAACTCTGAACTCAACATAGTCTGTTGCATCATCACATGTAACTAAAAGCCAATACCTCTTCCACCCCTCTACAAGCTTCcagtaaagaagagagagagagaagcaattgtCTGAAAACAGGCACCAACTCCACTACCAGCAAGGGGTACAGCCAAGACTGAAGTCAATTAAGACCTTTGTGACTCTCGACAGCCTTGGCAATGAATCTCTGAAGACGATGAAATAAGACAGATCAACATCACAGTGAATGCATTCATCATCCAAGTGAAAATGTCCCCAATGGCATATCATTCAGCCGAAAAGACTGGGTTGCACTCAATCGTgctaaaggaaaagaaggaaaaactgGGGATAATTTTCTCAGGTGAGGACTTTCTGAGAGTGCTCTGTGCACCTGTTGAGAACCCATCTAATCTAAGAATCACATACTTCAAGGTTCGCTGAGAGGTTTCTTAAGAGGTCTTAGCTGTTCTGATGACGATTTCGTAGAAGCTGACCCAACTGCCCTCTATTGGCTATTGTGGTGGCGTGATAGGATATGATATCATTATAACTAGGAAGACTAATGTGACTACAAATATCTTAGCAAGTCTGTAATATATGATAAATACCTCAAAAAGTATTTGAGGTAATTCTACTATATTAGTTTCATTGCAGTACAAATTCTTAGCTTAAAAGACTCGAGAAAATATGGAAATGGAGAAATCTAAGTTTTCTAGAAAATATCTGTAAAACAAAATACTATTCATAGCTTTGAAGTTCTAAGTTTTGTTAATCCTTTTggacaaaaaataataattataaaagccaAATATCTTGTAATACTTAGATACTTTATCAAAAACCCAACGAATGAATTCAGTtctctcagatttttttttaatttttttttttacggcaatttgaTTGTTGATGCTATATCAAAGCTCGAAATAATTGCTATGATATAGAATGAAATGTCTTCTAGACATATGAATGAAACAGCCaagaaaatatcttgatattttccCTAAAAATAACCGAAGTTGTTAGACGCAGAGGAATTGGAGGACCCATTATTAAGatatgttttcttcttcttcctgcttTCCTTTATATTGTAGAACGAATGGGGAGGAAGGATACAGATCTTAAGTCAAAGGATATTTCTATAGACTTCATCTGGAGATCAGTATCCAGGAAATGAAGACAGAAGGAAAACTAAAACAGAAGGTTATTATGGAAAGTCACAAATAAAATCTAAGGACAAATCTCCAACGCTGATAAGGGAAAACCAGACTGAAACAAATATGGAAATATAATCGGATGTCTCCAGCAGGAAAATTACAAGACGTTCCCTGATCATAAACCATttgaactttcttcttcttcttcttcttctgtttttctttCATCCCTCCTTATCACGCAGGATTCGGGAAGTTTTATTCCGgatgtaaccagattgtggaacgatcttaaTCTggcagttaaatcagtggaacatgagaagttcaaatttgcaaatGTTGTTCTTTGAAATAGAtcgacataagtctcatttcatagtttataaacaaatgatctattttaatgtggttactgatccttaaatacttaatatatatatgtatatatatatatatatatatatatatatatatacatatactgtatattcgagagagagagagagagagagagagagagagagagagagagagagagagagagagagagagagagagagagagagagagagagagaaaccaaaatCCGACTGAAATTATAGCATTAGGAGTTAGTGATTCATTTGGGAGAATATCAAAGGATAAAATCAAGTTTTTTCACAATAAAGAAATTAAGAAGAAAACGAGATTAGGAAGTATAACGCATTGCAAATATCTAAGAATGATATTATGGAAAATCGGAAATTCCGGTCAATTTATCTCTATAGGATATTCTAAAATATGACGCGTCATCACCCTCGGGGTATATGTTGCCcttggaattttggaaataaaaaattcTGTTTAAATCTAACTATCCTATGTCCAATATTGGCCATTTTTATAGAGTAAGGTATTCATAATACATAACACATCATGCATGATTATCTACGGGTATACATGCTCGCATTGCATtataaagatgaagaaataagCAAGTCACTTTTCCATCGCTTGAGGGAGCTGGCAACTCAAAGTTAATCACGAAACCGGGTAGGTCCCAAGTGCTCCCCTTGTCCGATGCCTTTCGGAAGCGTCCGGCAACGTTGGAGGCGTTCGCTCTATATAAGAATGACTTTTCTGTGGAAAGACGAACAGTGTCTTCCAGACTCGAAGATCGATAACACATCCTTTCCTTTGTCGCAATGAAATTTGTGAGTTACTgatatttgagttttttttctgAGATATTGTTAAACTTAGCTttagatatttttttgttttcacagaatttattccaaatattttttcctGACTACATAaaagtattttcttattttgttgatACTACAAAAAAGTAAATTTTAACACATATTTTCAAAAATAAGTCAAGTAGATAATTATTCGATTTCATTTTTGCACTAAATATTTGTTTAGAAAAAATATCGAAACCTTTAAGTGTCATAAAAATTTTGTAGAATATTGACTAATTTTGGTAGCATTTTGGAAACacatttctaaattatttattaAGATATACAAATAGTTTAAAATTCTATAAACTTGTTATATTCATATAATCAATTGGATTACTTGGAAATAGAGTTATACATTTTTCTATTTCCCAAACGTGCTCACTATTTCACAGATTATTTATACAGGATGAATACTCTGTAAAATTGTTTTTTACaaatatacttactatatatatgtacacacacaaatatatatatatatatatatatatatatatatatatatatacgtatatatacacatatatttgtatatatgtatatatgtatatatatatatatatatatatatatatattaatatatatgtatgtatatatatatgtatatatacatatatatatatatatatatacatacacatttatatatatatatatatatatatatatatatatatatatatatatatatatatatatcaaagttttaaCAATTTTTGGCAATTTCTACTCTTTTTCTTATCACTTATCTTATGTCTTTATTGTGAGTCTTTATATCATTGAATATATGTATCAATAGTATAAGATATATGTGATGGAGTGTAAAGTGAGACACATAAATTCCTGACACacatcgctctgaggaagtgtaccctgaCACACCCTTACTGCCTGGCGAGTTGTTGTGtgagccccgcccaccacctaacTGTTAGGTTAGTCATCTCGCAGTAAGAGTTTGATAAGATGCACTCTTCGGAGAGAGGTGTTACAGAGAGGTgtgacaggaattcctgtgtccagctgtacatgtgTAAAGAACTAAATTGGAAACTGAAAGTAAATGAAGCCTTCCTTTGATTCCCAGGTTCATCTCTGTCTCGTCGTGATGGTCGGCTTGGCCTTCGTAGGCCTATCGATGGCCATGCCCGATCCCTATGCTCTGGCGGACCCAGAGGCTGATCCTCATCGTGGTTATGGTGGCTTTGGTGGCTTTGGTGGTGGTGGCTTCGGAGGTGGATTCAGGCCTGGTGGCTTCGGAGGGGGATTTAGGCCTGGCGGCTTCGGAGGTGGATTTAGGCCCGGTGGCTTTGGAGGAGGATTCCATAGGCCATATGGACACTTTGGTTAGTTCTGGTCACAAGGCTTCACTGATTCTCTCTCTTGAACAACCCATCAAACACACCACCCAAAATACAATTCACTAAATCCAATTGAATTTTTGTAACAGGAAGAGAGGAGATCGATAttgtattttcaaatgaataaattgTTGAAGTTTCCAACCTGTTTTTCTTAATCATCTTGACAACATTGATTATGTAATATCTGTCAGCAAAACACTAAACATACTtatgatgacttgaaaaagactttATGGCAATATCATTTAAATGTTATTCATTTACTGGTAAGATTTACATGATTAATGAACTTTCATCATGACTGGTAAGTTATACAAATAATGTTAGTATATCTTCAGAAtaactcaaaattatatatatggtcaCATGAAAAAAATATGCAGGAAGGTTTTGGGCAGAGTCCCGTCTGTAAATAGATACATGCTGTATGGCTATTTCAAACTTATGAATCTTTAGAATGATTTTGCATCAAATATTTTACATCGGAAAAGTAGAAAAAATTCTCACTTTTTATGGAGAACAAATAAAATCGCCTTTCTACTTACATGAAAATGATTTCTCTTGCTTATCCTAAACTGCTAACTTAGCATATCATTGTGACTGTGGAACTACATTTGGAATACCTAAATTTGGTAAAAGGCTAAAGTAACGTCATTGTTAAACCCTAAAAAGTACCCTAAATTCCCAACAGCTACAGAtctatttccctcttccactgtaCCCTATACAAACTGTACAAGTGTCTGGTTCTGGGTTGCATACAACCTACTGTAGATGAACAACTAACGCCCAATCAGGCAGGCTTTCGGTCTGGACGTTACTCCTGTGGACAGGTGATGAATCTAACACGTTATATAGAGGGTAGTTTTGAGAATAAACTCCTCAACGGTAATGTATATGTAGACCCTACTGCTGCTTACGATACTTTTAACCACAGAACACTCCTTAAATTTGTCAAAATTGTGAAAAGCACTACCATCGTTCACATCATAGAATTCCTTCTGACTAACAGGTGCTATTCAATTGAAATGGTTGGTAAACATAGCCGTTGGAAGCTCCAAAAGAATGGACTTCCTCAGGGTGCTGTTCTAGCTCCTATCCTATTCAACATATATACAAACGACCAGCCTGAATTCAACAACGTACGATGCTTCATCTATGCCGACAAACTTTTTCATTGCTTTGCAAGCCAAGAAATTTGTAGTCATAGAAAAACTCCTCAGTAAAGTTCTTGAGGATCTAATTGAGTACTATAAAAATGGTTCCTTGATGCCAACCAAGGAAAGACTCAAGTCTGTGCTTTCCGCCTAGACAATCGCTTGGcaaataaatccttgaacattAAATAGGGAAGTGAAAATATTGAATCAAATAACTCGCCTGTCTATCTGTGTGTAAACTCTAGAAAGGGCACTCTCCTTGAAACACGTGGAGAAGATAAAGAAAAAGCTGT
It encodes:
- the LOC137624857 gene encoding neuropeptide-like protein 31 produces the protein MKFVHLCLVVMVGLAFVGLSMAMPDPYALADPEADPHRGYGGFGGGGFGGGGFGGGFGGGGFGGGFHRPGGFGGGFHRPGGFGGGFHRPYGHFG
- the LOC137624859 gene encoding H/ACA ribonucleoprotein complex subunit 1-like; the protein is MKFVHLCLVVMVGLAFVGLSMAMPDPYALADPEADPHRGYGGFGGFGGGGFGGGFRPGGFGGGFRPGGFGGGFRPGGFGGGFHRPYGHFG